Proteins from a genomic interval of Chryseobacterium indologenes:
- a CDS encoding NAD-dependent epimerase/dehydratase family protein: MITNKTIFITGGAGFIANTLIKHYVENNKIVVYDNFHRDTLSSSDVANHANLTIIKGDVLDLPFLTESMKDADIVVHAAGIAGIDTVIKDPVRTMSVNMIGTANALEAAKVNGVKDRFIDFSTSEIFGSHAFKSREEDTAVAGSVGEARWVYAVSKLAGEHLAHAYYKQHELPVVTVRPFNVYGPGQTGEGALQIFIKKALKNEDIYIYGDGTAIRAWCFVDDFVDCLIRCIEDPKAIGESFNLGNQRTVITTLGLAESVCRVLKSSSKIMFKEALSADIEMRIPSVTKTREILGFEAKVDLEEGILRTAEYFKSIEN; this comes from the coding sequence ATGATAACTAACAAAACGATTTTTATTACCGGCGGGGCGGGATTTATTGCAAATACTCTGATTAAGCATTACGTAGAAAACAATAAAATTGTTGTTTATGATAACTTCCACAGAGATACTTTGAGCTCAAGTGATGTTGCTAACCACGCAAATTTAACAATCATCAAAGGTGATGTACTTGATTTACCATTTTTGACTGAAAGTATGAAAGATGCTGATATCGTAGTCCATGCTGCAGGTATTGCGGGTATTGATACCGTAATCAAAGATCCTGTAAGAACAATGAGCGTAAACATGATCGGAACTGCCAATGCTTTAGAAGCTGCAAAAGTAAACGGAGTAAAAGACAGATTTATAGATTTCAGTACTTCCGAAATTTTCGGTAGTCACGCCTTCAAAAGTAGAGAAGAAGATACTGCAGTTGCAGGAAGTGTAGGGGAAGCAAGATGGGTATATGCGGTTAGTAAACTTGCAGGAGAGCACTTAGCTCATGCATACTATAAGCAACACGAACTTCCTGTAGTAACTGTAAGACCTTTCAATGTGTATGGACCTGGACAAACAGGAGAAGGTGCATTACAAATTTTTATAAAAAAGGCTCTTAAAAATGAAGATATCTATATTTATGGAGATGGTACAGCAATCAGAGCCTGGTGCTTTGTTGATGATTTCGTAGACTGTCTGATTAGATGTATCGAAGATCCTAAAGCAATCGGGGAAAGTTTCAACCTTGGTAACCAGAGAACTGTAATCACTACTCTTGGATTGGCTGAATCTGTTTGCCGAGTATTGAAGAGTAGCAGTAAAATTATGTTTAAAGAAGCGTTAAGTGCAGATATTGAAATGAGAATTCCAAGCGTGACAAAAACTAGAGAGATTTTAGGTTTTGAAGCTAAGGTAGATCTTGAAGAAGGTATCTTGAGAACAGCAGAATACTTTAAGTCTATTGAAAACTAA
- a CDS encoding DegT/DnrJ/EryC1/StrS family aminotransferase: MLSNFVPLASPDINDADINNVVNVLKSGMLVQGENVGLLENFFSDYLGAARSSALSNGTSTLHLALITLGIGPGDEVIIPAFSYVATANVVELVGAKCIFVDIDNNTFNIDVNKIKKAITHNTKAIIPVHEFGLACDIEAVMNIAKEYNLYVIEDAACALGATQNNKKVGTFGDFGSFSLHPRKSVTSGEGGVLTTNNVDYDTKVKILRNHGIEMQDGRMEFVEAGYNYRMTDFQAALAHSQIQRLNNILKLKQNLADIYLSEIKNPKIILPVVPVDRNHTWQTFHVLIDDSLQQSEVLGFLRNNKIGANYGAQCIPAMKYYANKYNLDYKANFPNAYKAYSKGVAVPLYEKLTEDTVYKISQIINTI, encoded by the coding sequence ATGTTATCAAATTTTGTTCCGTTGGCAAGTCCTGATATTAATGATGCAGATATCAACAATGTTGTTAATGTTTTAAAATCAGGGATGTTGGTTCAGGGAGAGAATGTAGGTTTATTAGAAAACTTTTTCTCTGATTATCTTGGAGCAGCACGTTCTTCTGCCTTAAGTAATGGTACTTCTACCTTACATCTTGCCCTGATCACTTTGGGGATCGGTCCAGGTGACGAAGTGATTATACCCGCATTCAGTTACGTCGCTACAGCCAATGTGGTAGAGCTGGTAGGCGCTAAATGTATTTTTGTAGATATTGATAATAATACATTTAATATTGATGTTAATAAAATAAAGAAGGCTATTACTCATAATACTAAAGCTATTATTCCTGTTCATGAATTTGGTTTGGCCTGCGATATAGAAGCTGTAATGAATATTGCTAAAGAATACAATCTATATGTTATTGAAGATGCTGCTTGTGCTTTGGGAGCGACTCAGAATAATAAAAAAGTTGGAACATTTGGAGATTTTGGTTCATTCTCATTACATCCGCGTAAAAGTGTTACCAGTGGAGAAGGAGGAGTTCTGACAACAAATAATGTTGATTATGATACAAAAGTAAAAATCCTTAGAAACCATGGTATTGAAATGCAGGATGGCAGAATGGAGTTTGTAGAGGCCGGTTATAACTATAGAATGACTGATTTTCAGGCGGCATTAGCTCATAGTCAAATCCAGAGACTTAATAATATCCTGAAGCTTAAGCAAAATCTTGCAGATATATATTTGTCAGAAATTAAAAATCCAAAAATTATATTACCTGTAGTTCCAGTAGACAGAAATCATACATGGCAGACATTCCATGTATTAATTGATGACAGCTTACAACAAAGTGAAGTACTTGGTTTTTTAAGAAATAATAAAATTGGTGCTAACTATGGTGCACAATGTATTCCTGCAATGAAGTACTATGCAAATAAATATAATTTGGACTATAAAGCAAACTTTCCTAATGCTTATAAAGCATATTCCAAGGGAGTCGCTGTACCATTGTATGAAAAGCTTACAGAAGATACAGTCTATAAGATATCACAAATAATAAATACAATATAA